A part of Pseudomonadota bacterium genomic DNA contains:
- a CDS encoding DUF971 domain-containing protein, with translation MNQQLQPTDLRLLKKSRVLEVSFNNGETFALPFEYLRCFSPSAEVRGHGGPMQLVTGKENVDITAIEPIGQYAVRLVFDDGHDTGLYTWDVLYELGIMQTENWRDYLDRLNAEGYSRRSD, from the coding sequence TTGAACCAGCAATTACAGCCCACCGATCTCCGCCTGCTAAAAAAATCCAGGGTCCTGGAAGTCAGCTTTAACAATGGCGAGACTTTTGCTCTGCCCTTCGAGTACTTGCGCTGCTTTTCACCGTCGGCCGAGGTACGCGGGCACGGCGGCCCCATGCAACTGGTCACCGGCAAGGAAAATGTCGATATCACGGCGATCGAGCCGATCGGTCAATACGCCGTCCGGCTGGTCTTCGACGACGGCCACGACACCGGGCTGTACACCTGGGATGTCCTATATGAACTGGGCATCATGCAAACCGAAAACTGGCGCGATTATCTGGACCGTCTTAACGCCGAAGGTTACTCTCGCAGGTCCGACTGA
- the ubiE gene encoding bifunctional demethylmenaquinone methyltransferase/2-methoxy-6-polyprenyl-1,4-benzoquinol methylase UbiE — translation MRDQAVRKTSGDNPDKTHFGFEDVAWEEKAGRVREVFDSVAGRYDLMNDLMSAGIHRLWKRFTIEQTGLRPGQRALDVAGGTGDLSSALARKAGDDGLVVLTDINATMLARGRDRLLDDGLASNLVFAQANAERLPFADDSFDCVTIAFGLRNVTDKDAALQSMFRVLRPGGQLLVLEFSQPILPGLKSLYELYSFNVLPVLGRLIANDEDSYRYLAESIRRHPDQDTLLQMMRDAGFEKTMYHNLSGGIVALHRGYKF, via the coding sequence ATCAGAGACCAGGCAGTGCGAAAGACCTCCGGCGACAATCCAGACAAGACTCATTTCGGCTTCGAAGACGTGGCCTGGGAAGAAAAGGCCGGCCGGGTCCGTGAAGTCTTTGATTCGGTCGCCGGTCGTTACGATCTGATGAACGACCTGATGTCGGCGGGGATTCACCGCCTGTGGAAAAGATTTACGATCGAACAGACCGGGTTGCGGCCGGGTCAGCGCGCACTGGATGTCGCGGGCGGCACCGGCGACCTCAGTTCGGCATTGGCAAGGAAGGCGGGCGACGATGGGCTGGTCGTGCTAACCGATATCAATGCCACAATGCTCGCGCGCGGTCGCGACCGCCTGCTCGATGACGGCCTGGCAAGCAACCTGGTTTTCGCGCAGGCCAATGCCGAACGCCTGCCGTTCGCCGATGACAGTTTCGACTGTGTCACGATTGCTTTTGGCCTGCGCAACGTGACCGATAAGGACGCGGCCCTGCAATCGATGTTCAGGGTTCTTCGACCGGGCGGACAACTCCTGGTGCTTGAGTTTTCACAGCCGATCTTGCCCGGCCTGAAATCTCTCTACGAGCTGTATTCGTTCAATGTTCTCCCGGTTCTTGGCCGCCTGATCGCGAACGACGAAGACAGCTACCGCTATCTTGCGGAATCGATTCGACGTCATCCGGACCAGGACACCCTGTTGCAGATGATGCGCGACGCCGGCTTTGAGAAAACCATGTACCACAACCTCAGCGGGGGTATCGTTGCCCTGCACCGTGGCTACAAATTCTGA
- a CDS encoding SCP2 sterol-binding domain-containing protein, with product MTTSTLLKPLQALLNRRLADSSQARALCRQLDGRTLAMQLAPEAAQSGLAIFLSVADGQISVHADFDGEPDVIVASGLSGLLDLAADHTEQAIRAGRLTFLGDADTAQAFQKLLQLTRPDWEEELSRLTGDAAARQIGNLFRSGLGFGKKIFATASRNAAEFLQEESRDLPSHPEVAKWMSDIDKLREDSDRLEAKIRLMEQTGDGGDADA from the coding sequence ATGACAACATCCACACTATTAAAACCATTGCAAGCATTGCTCAATCGCCGGCTAGCGGACTCTTCGCAAGCCCGCGCCCTTTGCCGGCAGCTCGATGGCAGGACGCTGGCAATGCAGCTCGCGCCTGAGGCGGCGCAAAGCGGTCTGGCAATTTTCCTCAGCGTCGCCGACGGACAGATTAGCGTGCATGCAGATTTTGACGGCGAACCGGACGTGATCGTGGCCAGCGGCCTGAGCGGACTACTGGATCTCGCCGCGGACCATACTGAGCAGGCGATTCGTGCCGGGCGGCTAACATTTCTTGGCGACGCCGATACTGCGCAGGCTTTTCAGAAACTGCTGCAACTGACCCGGCCGGACTGGGAAGAAGAACTGTCGCGTCTGACCGGTGACGCGGCAGCCCGCCAAATCGGCAACTTGTTTCGCTCGGGCCTGGGATTTGGCAAAAAAATCTTCGCCACGGCATCCCGGAACGCAGCCGAATTCCTACAGGAAGAAAGTCGCGACTTGCCCAGCCATCCCGAGGTTGCGAAATGGATGAGCGATATAGATAAGTTGCGCGAAGACAGCGACCGGCTGGAAGCGAAAATCCGCCTGATGGAACAGACCGGCGATGGCGGTGACGCCGATGCGTAA
- the ubiB gene encoding ubiquinone biosynthesis regulatory protein kinase UbiB, with protein sequence MRNLVRLLRINRVLVNHGLDEIVQAAHLFRPLRLIARLSPASWGAKKQGPRGERIRLALQELGPIFVKFGQALSTRRDLLPLDIADELAMLQDRVPPFPSSEAKAMAEKAYGQSLDEVFDRFDDDPLAAASIAQVHKATLKTGEEVIVKILRPGVEAQIRQDLDVLHALARLAQRHWPEARRLRPVDVVDEYEKTVIDELDMMREAANAAQLKRNFADSDKLYVPEVFWKYCRPDILVMERISGVPISDMDTLNAAGTDMQKLAENGVDIFFTQVFKHNFFHADMHPGNIFVDISDPSQPRYIAVDFGIVGTLSSRDQNYLAENFLAFFERDYYRVAKLHVDSGWVPPETRIDEFESAIRTVCEPIFNKPLKDISFGQVLLGLFRTARRFNMEIQPQLVLLQKTLLNIEGLGRQLYPDLDLWKTAHPILRGWVEERVSGKYMLQRLREQLPELGESLQSVPELVRNLIGQLADGRFNLQVTVPEIEKLRAEQMAGRKQQWRAIAGASTLLSGVLLVIPAGVPLWLAGTTVAAGIVLLLSARS encoded by the coding sequence ATGCGTAACCTGGTCCGGCTGCTGCGCATAAACCGCGTACTGGTGAATCATGGCCTCGACGAGATCGTCCAGGCCGCCCATTTGTTTCGCCCGCTGCGGCTTATCGCGCGCCTCAGCCCGGCGTCATGGGGCGCGAAAAAACAGGGGCCGCGCGGAGAGCGTATCCGCCTCGCGTTGCAGGAGCTCGGGCCGATTTTCGTCAAATTCGGCCAGGCCCTGTCGACCCGGCGCGATCTGCTTCCCCTGGACATCGCCGATGAGCTCGCGATGTTGCAGGATCGCGTACCGCCTTTTCCATCCAGCGAAGCCAAGGCGATGGCGGAGAAAGCCTACGGCCAGAGCCTGGACGAGGTTTTTGACCGCTTTGACGACGATCCCCTGGCAGCGGCATCGATAGCACAGGTCCACAAGGCGACCTTGAAAACCGGTGAGGAAGTTATCGTCAAGATTTTGCGGCCCGGTGTCGAGGCCCAGATCCGGCAGGACCTGGATGTACTGCACGCCCTGGCCCGGCTCGCGCAACGGCACTGGCCGGAGGCAAGGAGGCTGCGACCGGTCGATGTGGTCGATGAATACGAAAAGACCGTCATCGACGAACTCGATATGATGCGCGAAGCAGCCAATGCCGCGCAATTGAAAAGAAATTTTGCAGACTCCGACAAGTTGTATGTGCCGGAGGTTTTCTGGAAGTATTGCCGCCCCGATATCCTGGTCATGGAGCGCATCAGCGGCGTACCCATCAGCGACATGGATACCCTGAACGCCGCTGGTACCGATATGCAAAAACTGGCCGAGAACGGCGTGGATATATTTTTCACCCAGGTGTTCAAACACAATTTTTTTCACGCCGATATGCACCCGGGCAATATTTTCGTCGATATCAGCGACCCTTCACAGCCCCGCTATATCGCGGTGGACTTCGGGATTGTCGGCACGCTGAGTTCCCGGGACCAGAATTATCTCGCCGAGAATTTTCTGGCGTTTTTTGAAAGGGATTATTACCGGGTCGCCAAGCTGCATGTCGATTCGGGCTGGGTGCCGCCTGAAACCCGGATTGACGAATTCGAATCGGCGATTCGCACGGTTTGCGAACCGATTTTCAACAAACCGCTCAAGGACATTTCCTTTGGCCAGGTGCTGCTGGGGCTTTTCCGGACCGCGCGCCGCTTCAACATGGAAATTCAACCGCAACTGGTGCTGCTGCAGAAGACCCTGCTCAATATCGAAGGCCTCGGCCGGCAGCTTTACCCGGATCTGGATTTGTGGAAAACAGCCCATCCCATTCTCAGGGGCTGGGTCGAGGAAAGAGTCAGCGGCAAATACATGCTGCAACGCCTGCGCGAGCAGCTCCCCGAACTGGGTGAAAGCCTGCAGAGCGTACCCGAACTGGTTCGCAATCTTATCGGGCAGCTTGCCGATGGTAGGTTCAATCTGCAGGTCACCGTGCCAGAGATCGAGAAACTGCGTGCGGAACAAATGGCAGGCCGCAAGCAACAATGGCGGGCAATCGCCGGCGCTTCTACATTGCTATCGGGAGTTCTGCTGGTGATCCCGGCCGGGGTTCCGCTGTGGCTTGCGGGAACGACCGTTGCGGCGGGTATAGTGCTGCTTCTCTCCGCCAGGTCCTGA